From the Corythoichthys intestinalis isolate RoL2023-P3 chromosome 15, ASM3026506v1, whole genome shotgun sequence genome, one window contains:
- the trmt5 gene encoding tRNA (guanine(37)-N1)-methyltransferase has translation MLSLLGRVLGVQTRHKANVPNLRKLSTAVSPFTNFAPTLLMETKLYQAPPQVRGMTSLDKEAFAQTITVPALRVPTRFLNKVMKSLKKSTIQRPGVPRVVQDKEESPDFRLVLLDPHRVSSGACFSEDEAEALRSFDVSQELQQYDLKLTYDNLKSEEVLEAVLPQGQDVTSAFSRVGHIAHMNLRDHQLPYRNLIGKVIMDKNPGVTCVVNKTNIIDSTYRNFKMEVLAGEENMVAKVKENGATYEFDFSRVYWNPRLSTEHQRVVDLVKRGDTVFDVFAGVGPFAIPAARAGAAVFANDLNPESYRWLQHNSRVNKVEGKVKTSNLDGRAFIRGPLKQELPALIKEKPRVHVVMNLPALALEFLDSFRGLLHQESPCDLNLPTVHCYGFSKDEKPERDMVERASLALGFTLKDHYSVHFVRNVAPNKDMLCVSFTLPEEVLFRQRDEQTESSEEPAPKRQKCETADSS, from the exons ATGTTGAG CCTCCTCGGGAGAGTCTTAGGCGTACAGACACGACACAAGGCAAACGTTCCTAATCTCCGAAAACTCAGCACAGCAGTCTCTCCTTTTACAAACTTCGCACCGACGCTCCTCATGGAGACTAAACTGTACCAGGCTCCTCCGCAGGTCCGTGGTATGACTTCTCTTGACAAAGAGGCCTTCGCTCAGACAATCACTGTCCCAGCTCTACGGGTACCTACGCGGTTCCTCAACAAAGTGATGAAGAGCCTGAAAAAGTCCACTATTCAGCGCCCGGGGGTGCCCAGAGTGGTGCAGGACAAAGAGGAGAGTCCCGATTTTCGGCTAGTGCTGTTGGACCCTCACAGAGTGTCCTCGGGAGCCTGCTTTAGCGAGGATGAGGCGGAAGCGCTGAGGTCATTTGACGTCTCCCAGGAGCTGCAGCAATATGACTTGAAGTTGACCTACGACAATCTGAAAAGTGAGGAGGTTCTGGAGGCTGTGCTGCCTCAAGGGCAGGACGTTACGTCAGCTTTCAGCCGAGTTGGACACATCGCACACATGAACCTCAGGGATCACCAGCTCCCATACAGGAACCTCATTG GTAAAGTTATCATGGACAAGAACCCTGGTGTAACATGTGTAGTCAATAAGACGAATATTATTGACTCGACTTATCGTAACTTCAAAATGGAAGTGCTGGCTGGAGAAGAGAACATGGTTGCCAAG GTGAAAGAAAACGGGGCAACGTACGAGTTTGATTTCTCTCGCGTGTACTGGAACCCAAGGCTGAGCACAGAACACCAGCGTGTTGTGGATTTAGTCAAGCGGGGCGACACAGTGTTTGACGTGTTCGCCGGCGTGGGACCCTTCGCCATCCCGGCAGCCCGTGCAGGCGCCGCTGTCTTCGCCAATGACCTGAACCCGGAGTCTTACAGGTGGCTGCAGCACAACAGTAGAGTTAACAAGGTGGAAGGCAAAGTGAAAACCTCCAATCTGGATGGCCGAGCCTTCATCCGAGGGCCGCTCAAGCAAGAGCTCCCCGCGCTGATTAAAGAAAAACCTAGAGTGCACGTGGTGATGAACCTGCCGGCTTTGGCTTTGGAGTTCCTGGATTCCTTCAGAGGCCTTCTGCATCAGGAATCTCCCTGCGACCTCAACCTCCCAACAGTACACTGTTACGGCTTCTCAAAAGATGAAAAGCCAGAGAGAGACATGGTTGAAAGGGCATCTCTCGCCTTGGGCTTCACTTTAAAGGACCACTACTCTGTGCATTTTGTCCGCAATGTGGCACCCAACAAAGATATGTTGTGTGTGAGCTTCACTCTCCCTGAAGAAGTCCTATTCCGCCAGCGTGACGAACAGACGG AGTCGTCAGAGGAACCCGCACCCAAGAGGCAGAAATGTGAAACAGCAGATTCATCATAA